The nucleotide sequence GATTAAGAAGTTTTAGTTAAGTAATTAGGTTGCTAATTAATGATTGAAATGTGTGCAGGACACAAGTAGTAGGGTGGCCTCCAATCAGATCTTACAGGAAAAACAGTTTGCAACTGCAAAAATCCGATGTGTACGTGAAAGTAAGCGTTGACGGAGCTCCTTATCTGAGAAAGATTGATCTCAAGATTTACAATAGCTACGCGGAACTCATCGAGGCCTTAGAGAAGATGTTCAACCTAGCCAATATTAATGGACTGGATTTTGCTCCGACTTATGAAGACAAAGATGGTGACTGGATGCTTGTTGGAGATGTCCCATGGAAGTAAGTTCATATTTTTCGATTAAAAGCCTATCTTTGCAGTTTCCTTTAGAATTCATATGATCCGTTCGATCTCTGAAAAAACTCGTAACTAATGACTCTTTTTTGTTGTGGCTGCAGTATGTTTGTTTCTTCCTGCAATAGGCTGAGAATCATGAAGGGATCGGAAGCCAGAGGATTCACTACTTGTTTCTGAAGGCATGCAGAAAGAGGGATGAATATATACACTATGGAGGCACTTAAAACTCCTTAAAACTACAGGAAAAGACACAGATATACATGTAGCTCAGACaatacattttcattttttgtttgttttcgaAATCGATATTTGCTTAAAGAACAAGGTACCGGGACAAGAAACTTATTCGCTGAGATCcaaattgtatatatatatatatgtaacgaTAAGATTACACAAAGTCTATTATACGGCAGTTTTGTGTAGATCCAAATACATGTAGCTGTTTCTTCCATTCATCTTCATACTTTTCGTTAATGGCAAttttcattaattgtttgaGCTATACTGTACAGTTCTTCAATAGTTATCGTTCCATCGATTGCTTTCCGGTGTTACCGTAATTAAACTGGTATGATATCCGAGGCCAAAATTGTAAACTGTAAAGTCATTGCCAAGTTCTAGAAGGATGAAAAGCTAGATCACCAGCACATCATATAAATTGCAAATCAACAATACAAAATATAGAAACAAAACCGAATTGTTCAGTATCTCCACCAAAAATTGATAGTAACTATACATAAATTACGCCTCAAAGACTGGTTTCCTACAGCTAGCACCACAAGCACTTAGAAAGGCGAAAAACTATCACCGGCAAATATATCTGTATGCAGGTTATGTTCTTGGTCATTAAGGGTCCCCATTCTTGTATCCAGTATGGCAAGTTGGGACTTCACCCACGGCGGATTGTTCCGGCCTTCAATCCACAAGGCTTCTCCAGTATCTTTATGCTTAAAATCTGGATATTTTGGGTTCCTCtgaaaatcataaaacaaaaccGAGTAAACAAGAGTGAGCTTTCTTCGCATATTCTTATCAGAAATCTGAACAAACAGCAGATGACATGAAATTAAAAGTTTACATGTGCACATATGGCATTAACCGAGCACTTGTCTAACAAACGTAAATATGTATTCCGTTCCCACCATTTCTATTTCAACATTTATTATCGACATGTCTAGAAACAGTGTATAACATATCCCAGTTCATCCATTGTAGTTTTCTAGTATAATACCATTTTTTTAAGCACTAGAATTTTGATATTTGGTTTGATATTTTACGAGGGAAAAATCTTCATGCATTCCACGTCGGGCCAACTCAGAAAACACAGTTTCTTCTCGTCCTTGCAGCACCAACAATGTTTTTGCATTTGTGCATGCACAGGGGCGGCCATGGACAGGTGCAACTAGTGCACTCGTACAGGACTCCAAAAGTTCAGATAGTCTATAATCCATATATCTACCAAACTCGTGTTTATAGGACTCCTAAGATCAGGGCTACTTTCTAGGGCCTACAAAAGCATAAGAGGAatcacttttatgttttttaagcTTCTGTAATGTTTGATCCTTGGCTCCTTTTTCCCTATTGAAGCTCATATTTATTGACCAAACAAATGAAAAGCCCataaaaacaaacaacgaaAACCGTTGTTACAAGTAAAAGTAAACATAtgaaagtattttttatgactACTTTCAATTGGAACTATTAATCAGAGCAGCCTTGCAGTGGATACAAACCTGTGCTCAAGAATGCATATTGTCGACTTATATAGTGATCAAATAAAGTACCTTGGTATTCCTATTATCCCACCAGTCAACTGGATTAGCAAAGAAGGCTTGCCATAATTCTTGTGTTGTTTCCGTTATGTTCTTTGTGGCATTGTTGCCAAGATTTCTGCCTgtaagaaaagaataaaattaaTAAGATTAAGAACAAATGGTATTTCTGCTCTTATCTAGACTCATGTTACTGAAGATATGACTTGCCCGCTGTAAAGGAATCAGAGTCGTGATCTTTCAATGCCGGCGATGAAAAGCCCTTTTCAACAAAATTCAGTTGCTGAACAACTACCTGCATCAGATCAAATTCAATttgtaaacaaacaaacagcagAATCCCACTACAACTAGAAAGACCAGAAGCCAAAAAACCTTGTAGTAGGTCTGCTGCTTCCCTTCGTCGGTTTCAACAGAATCTGAAATCAGACGGCCCGATACATATATTTGTTGGCCTTTCTCTACATGCTGAAAAGCAACATGTGCAAGCTCATCCCAAAATGTCAGATTAATcctgaaagaaaaggaaaaccaATTTTCATTACTAATTGCCTCCCACACTCCTTATACTCACAGCAGCATTCACAGTTTTACTAAGGTTATATTAACTGAAAAACTTGGAAAATATGAGCAATGAGAACCGGTTACAAACTTAACAAACACTAGGTTTTATATACGTTGTTTAGTGTCTACCaagttctatttttttattaaaaagtttGTAACATATTTCCTCAAAAACTATGCATTGCGAGACATTCAAAGAAATTTTAATGTCAAATTCCCATTTGAATTTAACGTTTCACATTctctcaaacaaaaaaaatatgattgAATCAGAGCAAAACCACACTGATTGGAAGCATCAGAGCAAAACAACTGAGCATCAGTCatcaaaaatccaaaatttgaatggatGCCATCAACTGCAAAATATGAGTAAACCCGAAAACCCCGAAAATCGATAAAGAATTATTACCAAGAGGTATCGGTGGCGGACTTCTTGACGGCGAGGCGGGTCCAAGCGAGGACCTTTCCGGAGGGGAGGTGCTTAATTTCGACGGGAAGACCGACGACGCCGATGAGGTGCACCATATTGCACAACTCCTTTTTCCACTGGACCTCCGCCGGTCTAGGAAACGCTATCGGCACCTGAATGCTGCTCCCGCTGCCGTTGTACTGGTCTCTACTGTACTCCATCGAGAATTTGAGATTGAACCGGCGCCGTGCGAAGGCCAAGTGGTTGGTGGTTGGGAAAAATGCGGGAACTTTGGGGTTGGCGAGGAAGGTTGTGCTTGTTGCTGCCGGAATTGCTCGCTCTAACGCCATTGCTCTCGGCGGTTTTTGGGGGATGGCGCCAAAACTCCGCCGTTGTCGGATAATGCTACTTAGACCGCGTTTCATCTGAACTCCCAAAGGGTTATTGGAAGGTTTGGAGCACATTACCTCAAGTTCCTCTTGGGCTTAATGTCCATGAACAGGCCCATTAGTGGTACGAGGACTTAACTATACTAGGTTCAACACTGCGAAGGCCCAAACTGATAACGGGAAAGTCATGCAGATAAATAGACATGACATTGTATTATTGGTCAAAAATGCTAAGACGGCATTCATTCTATGTGTTAACGAGTCTCAATTTATCATACCATGCACCCTGTCTTGATGTTGGAAAAAATCGAATATTGACCATGCAGAATTGACTGTCTAGTTTGTATGACAATTATTAAGCTTTTCATTACATATAAGTTTCATAGTGTTACGCTTGTTAAAAATACATCTTAAAGCATGATAAGTGTAGAAGCACAATACGAAAGTATGGCGAGAGGATTGTGTGAGTACATTGTGGCTTTGGAGGTTGCTCGTAGAACTTGGGTATTCGCTCACGTATGTGACAAACTTGTTCTGTGATGATAAGGTTGGCATTGATTTTTCTCATAATCCGATTCCGCATGATAGGATAgacatttcattaaggaaaaattagacgtaaataattcaatttttgtttataaaatcaAAAGATCAGTTGGCGGATATATTGACGATAACAGTTTCTAGTTAAGCGCTCTACAACTCACTTGTTATGTTGGGTAttagcaacatctatgcattaACTTGAGAATGAATGTTGGCGTGAGTTGACATTCTTGGCATAATGGAGTCCAAGTAGCAGGATTCGTTTCTTGATTGTTTCCTTGTAAGTTGTAATTAAGGTAGACTTTATTACGTATCGTTGCTTGGTAAGTAAAGTTGTATTATATATCTTTCCTCCTAAGGGAGAAGAATATATTGAAGAATTCTATGACCCAAATTTAGCACAGGTGCCACACAGGGCAGAGAAgccacacatctcattttacttctcacacaccccttgataatttctattcgttgatcttcttcaattcatccgatccgacagccgaaaattaaaaagatatgtgagaagtaaaatggggtgtgtggatatcacaccccaaagAAAAAATAGGGGTTGcccctaagaccatctccaaccctgggctaaaagccaaattaccccccccccaaaactctccaacccatgctaaaattttaggctaaatgccaaatgctatttctgggccaaataccccccagctttcccccgggctaaatgcgaaatgtttatcagaatttaaatttttttagattaaaatgttcataaaattaatttacaataatctacatatttatttaaaaaaaaaattgatttaagaaaaaaatttaggctaatttcattctttaataattccgggctaaaattttagggtagaagggttggagtagaaaagatatttctgggctaaaagctaaattttccgggctaaaaaatttggcttttagcccaagggttggagatggtctaaagggCGGCTGAAAATACCAAGATTAAAGCAAACCAAGTGGTGGGGGAGAGCGTCTAGACAGAAGGCGGAACCCCCTCTCTCTCAACTCTCTTCGGAGAGAGTCGAATAACTTGCCTATTTTCtttggtatatgatctcatgcCGCTGCTTATATTATTACGAACAATTAAGTGACTtggtactacggtctagtgatatttctattcacttgtaaatgagagaggtcttaggtttgattctcgccaaaggcgaatttgaatcaaattattactagcccatttTGAGACTAAGCTCACACCCTTGCTGTAAATAATATcgcttgttcaaaaaaaaaaaaaaaaaccctcccaGTCACTAAAATCTGAAGAACAAATAAATTcactaataataaaaaaaaaaggaactcaATTGTGTAAACAGAAAACTCAACAGTGCTATTACAAGAATTGCAAATCCTTACTGGCACCACAATAAGAGTTTAATTTCACAAAGTAACGATTACTCTTTTCAGAAacgaaggaaaataaaaaaaagaaacatcaAATATTATTGTGCATTTGGAACGTGGAAACTCATTCTAACCtctgaagataaaaaaaatgactCAAATTTTGGGAAAAAGTACTAAACTGCACATTCCATAACGGCAGAGAAGTCCGACCGGCGTCCCCAATTAATCTACCCCGGAAGGTGTACTACTCtctactttgtttttcttctttaatttcCGTTTCTTTCTGGTCAGAGTGTGATCCTCTAGTTTAGGTATGGATGTTGGCAGCCATGGGAGAAAAACTTGGAAGGCTTGTGCACTGCTGTTCTTCCAAACTACCTTTAACTCTCTTGTACGAGTTTTGCACATGACAAGATTTCTGTTCAAATCTATACACAGGACATCCTCATTATTTGGGTGGACAGCTACTGGTGTAATTCGATTCCTCCACTGAAGGCTGTTTAGAGATATGGCCAAATCCCTTTGGTAGAACAAAATCTTGTGTACCGAACACCATTTGCCATtatcctcttcttctttcaacTCCCAAACAGCCAAAACCTTCCCTGACTCATTGTGGGCAAGCAAACTGCACATTCGAAGACGCCAGTGGCACACACCTAGGCACTTAGTTCTTTCAAAGTCATTGTCATAATAGTCACCCAATTCAACAAAACGACAATGCTTTTGATCAATAACATTCACACTTCTACTAGTAGCACTTGCAGTCATGTCGATGTTGAACATATCCAACCCAATAAGAAAGCCACCAGAAGCCAAACAATACAACATTCCATTATAAGAAACGCCTTGCTTAGTCATATGAGTGTAGCTAACGCGTTGTGGGCAAGATACAAGTGACTCAGTCCATGTACCAGTCTCCGAAGAGTAGATCTCCACTTTGAACTCGGAGGGTCCAGTGATTTTACTTGTCAGCACAACCTTGCATCTATAGTTCGAATTAACTTGGACCATATTACTTCTACCTTTTTTATAGGACCAGTACCATCTTCGCTAGAGAACTTGTAGTAGGGCTCACAAATGAATCCCCCTCGTCTGTGCCAAACGTCTGCGTGGGTAGGGTTCTGAGGAACAGCAACGCATTGCTTGGTGTCAGGATTGCAGATGTAGTATTTACATGATTAATACAATCTAATGCAGCAAAAAAATAAGTCATCATGCGTCCCTAATATCTCAAATTGGTCTCTTATACTTGAGTGAAAGCCGGGAAGGAAATCCATACAAAGCCTGCGTATTTTGATTTTCGCAGAATGATTAGACATGACAAAATATTCAATCCCCTGGGCTTATTATCTCTATTTAAGGTAAGACACATGAATCCTTCTTCCTGTCTGCTGAGGCATAGATAAGGATCCCGGATGAGAGTGAACCATCGCTTTGACACACACTTACATCGACCAACAGATTCCCGAGGAAGTCGACAAAAGATTTCAACCAATAAAGTGCAGGGACTTTGTCACTTGAAAGAGCATGTGATGGCACTCTTGGTGGTAATTTTGATCCTTTCGAGTGATGAGACAGATGATCGGAGTCAGAGTGGGCTCCAACAGACTGGCGTAGTGTGTTGCAGCGAATTCCTTTAGTAGCAGTATGGTCACCTTTCATGGCTGCAGAAACCGGCTCTGCAAAAATGATATATTGCCCAGAGTAATTATCTAGGGTTTCAATAAAAGTGAAAATAATAGGACTGCATCGATCACCAACAAATAGAATAGATATCACATTCAAACTGAATCACGAATTTCCGCCACACATCAAAACAGAATGCAATTAATAACAGTAAGCAGTAAAAAAATCTCACAACCAAACGAAAATCAAAGCCGAAATTAATAATGGTAAGCAGCAGAGAAAAAAGGCTAATTTATCGTAAAAAATGATATGAAATTATCGTAAATGGAAACACAAATGGAATCGATCTCGGTACTCCAAACCTACAAGAACAATAGTTTCGAACTAAGAATCCGAATGCAACCACACAAATGTAAAGGCAAAAACATAACCTAAAAAATGATTTCGAACTAAGGATACCTATGCAACCAAACTCGGAAGTAAAGATGAAGAAACTAAATGAATCGTATTCAACTAGGACACTGCTTAAAACAAATGTGAGAAGAAATACTAGTTTAGAATCGAGGATCGTAATTCAAGTAGAACAAATATTGTTAACCTAGTTAATTTCgaccacatacacacacacacccacacatatatatatagatatacatatatatctctctctctttcatatATATAACTGTCATGAGTTTGTTCAGATGAACAAGAGAGGATCGCTACCTTGTACCATATTCTTCTCATGTTGCGGAGAGGGAGATATGTGTGCCTTGATCTTATCACTCTTCCTTTAGGGTTTAAATACTGAACGGTTTTGAACTTGTGCATTTGGTTAGGGTTTAAATACTATTAGCCCCACACGCGTGCgtaaatgatttttcttttatatttttatattttcttctattaaacggacgtttttttgttaattatgtttccattttattttaaaataaaacagtGTATCCTTTGTATCGGAGCATGTTGTAATTGTCTTTTTgttgaaatttattttaatttatctgtttttgtgttttttttaaagtaaaataataGCGTTAGTGGGTTAGATATAGATATTGGTGGAGCGATTTTTCAAGTGTCCGGTATTCAAGAGGTACTCCACATATTATAATACAAGTGgaggaaataatatatttttccgtATCTCTCCACTTGTATCATGCCACAAGGAGTACCCGCTTGGACACTTTAGATCGTGAGGGCCATCTGTGTGTTGATTTCTTTCTTAAATGAggatattttaaacatttttaaTGTTTAGTCAAATTTTACCTCTTAATACGCATGCACATAGATGTATAAAAAGCATATAGCTTGAGTTCAGATAACTACTGAACCATTAGGATAATTCCAAATTCGTCCTTACCTTTTAAAACATTCTAAATTACTTAATGTTTTGAAAATTGGATAATTGTTAGATTTACTGGCGTGAAGTGGTGACATAGACAAATATTAATGCGAGTTTTAACTCTCAAGTCATCTATATATGAAGCTCTGAATTTCCAACTTGACGCattttagaaaaataaattaacgaTTTAACCTGGCTAAAAGGAGTCGATTTGGGGAATTAGACCTCCAAAGACGACGATTAGTGAACCCAACTTTAGTATTTGTCCACCTCATATTTAATGCTAGTAATGTCATCACATAATGTTGGTAAATTCATAACTTAACGTTAGTGACCTAACGGATGTCTAATTGTTTAAACGTTAGGTAGTTATTTAGAATGTTTTAAAAAGTTGTGACTAATTTGAAACTACTCCAAAAAGTTGGATAGTTAACCGGACTTAactcaaagaatattgataaataaataaataaaaactaacaaaacATAAGGACAAGGAAGTTCTAAATACAAAATATCTTCATTATTTGGATAGTCTCTCAATACACATATCCTCATAATTTGGATCGAGAACTAGTTGCCTTTAGCATAGCGACGACAAGGCTATGATGTTCACTGTGAAGTTCTGGATTTGATGCACCAAGTTCGACAGCCTCAACTATATTGGTGAAAATATAGATCCGTCGAATCAGTATCAAATTATATGGACAAAGATAATCAAAGGAGATAAGTGCCTTTATCATAAAAGTGATCCGACTATCTGCGTCTTGAACTTTGAATGTAACATGAGAGTAACCAATCATAAAACACCTCATTTCGCTGAGGAGGGGAGGAGGTTAATGAAGTGACCTCTTTTGGCGAAAGAATCAAAGACTCTTTGTCGACTGAGACTTGAGATAAATAGCAGCCACATACTAAGAATCCATATCTATCCAGTCGGTCGAGACTCCTAAGGCAAATTGACTCTACAACTCTGGCCCCGTCTATCTAGTTGGTCACCTTCGTTGGTTGCTTCTGGAAAACCCCATTTGTCTAGTCGGTCGTCATCCGTCGGTTGTTAACCTAAACCCATCTGTCCAGTCGAGACTTGTGCCGACGAATACCAAGCCAATTTCACAAGGTGTGAAAGGGTTTCGCGTAGAGCATTGATTTGTTTGTTGAGTTTAAGGTCATTTTCTTATTACATGATCTCGCATTTATATAGTGCACTCCTTACAAATCATTCTTCCACCGAAACTCTATCACCACCGAATCTCACCTTCTTTGAACTAGGATTTTGAACCTAGACTCATTATGCGATTAATTCAAACTTCATCCAGAAGCTAATCATGATCCTTATAAGCAATCCTACTCTCAAGCACTTTCAAGACAATTGCCAATAACACCTCAGATTATGCTTAGAAACCATAATAATATCTAGAAAAGTTATTAAAAATCATATTGATCTTCTTTTAATCTAACGGCTTCAAACATATGGATTGATAGTATAAAATCGGGTATAAACATTATCAAACACCATATGTAATTCAATTTCAATTAGTAAATGTGTCTATGCATGTGATCCAATATCCTAATGGATAGGGTGTTGGGCTTCCGCCCATGCATTCCGGATTTGAATCTCCCCACTCCCcccttaaaatattataatagtTTCGAAACCTCTCATTCTTTATTGTAATAGTTCTGAATTctccccttaataataataaattaaagaaaaatcaattaGTAAATGAACTCCCAATACTGATTTTGTGACTTCAGCCAAGAATTCTGAGGTCATTTCAGCCTTAACTTGCACcctaaatcatatttttatgtcACACTTGAGCTACTATTGTCAACTTCCACCAAGTTTTCCGTCTAAGATACTTATGATTCATCTAGATAGCTCGTAACATTTTCATACTAGACAAGAAAAGATATTGTGAAAAATCAACAATCGCATTTtcagaaacaataaaaaagagcTCTAATATTTAATCCATTCCCTGCCGGAGCAGGCTAGATCTGGCTGGTTATGGATTTTATTAGTCTTTGTTGCCCTCGGAGCTTCTCgttgtaatttttttacttGAGGAAGGTGATAGGAAAAGGCAAATGGAATGGTAACTAACATTTCTCTTTTTTACTTTCGTCTAAAAGAAAAAACCTAACGGTTTAATCAGTTTTCTGAATTTCTACAAAACAcataattgaaacaattttcgcATAAATTTCTCCATACCTTAAACAAAGTAACGGTTAATTTTGTTTGACCTAAACTGTGACATCTCATATCGCCCAGGGAATGGatcatgtaagtcttatatgtatattctcatctctacctagcacgaggtcttttgggagctcactggcttcggattcccaaaaacaatttcatgatgggtgacccgcTGGGAAGTTTtcgtctgagttcccagaaacaaaaccgtaagagCGTGGTTAGGACCCAAAGCAAATAATATAGTGCTAAGGTGAAGTCGAGCTCGGAATGTGATAGGGACCCGGACCAGGATGTGACATAAACTCAAAGCTCCCAACAATTCCCGTAACCTTAACAACTAACACTTTAACCCAATAGCAATgttgtttgtcaaaaaaaaaaaaaagggtaactCTAAGCCCCCGAGAAGAAAAATGGTAGAAAGCATAACTTCGAAGCAACCCTATTTTGTACTTTGAATTTGATTGGGTTGAGTGCAAACAAATAACTCTAAAACTACCGTTAGGTTCTTTCTTACAATGATTAATCCTCAAATGATGAttcaaaagaattaaaaaaagaagtctaattacttttctaaagagaACCCCACGACCACGACCACGAACCACTTACACGGTTACACCCATTAAAAAAAGTACCACTCAATTTTTcttataattacttaaaactCGAACGTTAAAATGATGGTATCTCAAACCTGTTACACCACCATGCGAAAACGTTAAAACACATAGCACCACACAATAAATTTGGGACATTGTCACCTTAAAATCCCCGTTTCACCTGAATCTTCCCTTGCAACACGCATATTTTCAAACTAAGCAACAATTATGCATTCATTATCCCACCTCTATATTACATAACTCTaaacataccaaaaaaaaaaaaaaaaagaacaataatatgtttatatatactacTCAAAATTCCTTATAGAAGGTAGGTCCCACAACCCACTAAGCAAAAACAATACTAGAGCCCCCACTACAAAAGGGCTTCCATCATTTTCCACTACCCCCACCATTGATGCAAAAAAGCAGAGCATATCAAGTGTTCTTTGACAATTCCTCCTTTGCTGGCAAGGCATGAAGGGCCTGCTCCTATTTCTTTAGGGCATTGACATCGATCCCTGTTTGGACAAAAGCTTAAAGAAAAAGGCAAAAAAAGCAACTATGGCATCTGACTTTGAATGCAATTTGAAGCTTAAGATATGGCGGGTCGGGAAAACGACAAACACGGCGTGGGACCCAAGAGCATCTAGTGAGTATTCGGGTGGGACCGCGTGAATGCATACCTATCGTTCTTCTGAGGTCTTAGGAAGGAGGGTTCATTTCAGGCTTGACAACGCTAGAGGTGTCCGGAGGTTGTGTGTTGTAGATTGCCGAGGCCAGTGAGATAGGCATGATGCAGAGAGCCTTGGATTGGAGGAACTGCATTGCCGCCCCAACGTTGTCTTCCATAAGCTTAGCTACTTGTCGTTCTGTGCCGTCATTAGACCACTTATCCCACGCCGGTTGGTTTCTACCACCTTCGCTGCCTTCTTCCTGCCATTAGAACAGAAACTTTTTTCGCAATATAACAAAGAGGAAAACAAAATCCCTAGGAAATATAAAATGTAATCATCTATTACCTCAACTGAAGATAGTGGAATATCTGTTACAAGTGGTGCCACAGCACCAGCCCCGCCCAATCTACTCATGCTCAAAACCTGTAAAGGAGATGACTTGAGCATTAACAAGAAAAGGACAAAAACCTTCACTTTCAACATTATAAAAAGACCTACTTCTCTCACCGCACGCCTAACAAATTTGTTCGGGTCTTAAGTATTTGGTCAAACCGACAAAGATAAAAGAAGTGAAATCtacccttttgttttttgttcaatataaaatataataacaataatttCATTCGATAATCTTACCAAAACGACACACGTTATATGAAGATTTGGAAATCCGAAACCCGCCCTTGAAAAGAGTAAATGACTTCCAGTAATTGGTTGTACTTGTACACAACAAATGTCCAGGAAGGGATTCAATTTCTTTCTATACTTGCTCAATCATGCGAATGCACTTATGTAACTGATTGCATTGCTATGATGATGACAACTATTTGTCTCATGCAAGTGGAATTTTATACCATTTATCAGAAAATGTTAATATCAAAAGAAAGTAA is from Malus sylvestris chromosome 5, drMalSylv7.2, whole genome shotgun sequence and encodes:
- the LOC126624667 gene encoding auxin-induced protein 22D-like; the encoded protein is MEDQLNFKATELRLGLPGSSEEPQNKKAAASPPMTKNNKRASPDSTAEECSTNSDHIDAPPTKTQVVGWPPIRSYRKNSLQLQKSDVYVKVSVDGAPYLRKIDLKIYNSYAELIEALEKMFNLANINGLDFAPTYEDKDGDWMLVGDVPWNMFVSSCNRLRIMKGSEARGFTTCF
- the LOC126624666 gene encoding protein OSB1, mitochondrial-like gives rise to the protein MKRGLSSIIRQRRSFGAIPQKPPRAMALERAIPAATSTTFLANPKVPAFFPTTNHLAFARRRFNLKFSMEYSRDQYNGSGSSIQVPIAFPRPAEVQWKKELCNMVHLIGVVGLPVEIKHLPSGKVLAWTRLAVKKSATDTSWINLTFWDELAHVAFQHVEKGQQIYVSGRLISDSVETDEGKQQTYYKVVVQQLNFVEKGFSSPALKDHDSDSFTAGKNLGNNATKNITETTQELWQAFFANPVDWWDNRNTKRNPKYPDFKHKDTGEALWIEGRNNPPWVKSQLAILDTRMGTLNDQEHNLHTDIFAGDSFSPF